In Vitis vinifera cultivar Pinot Noir 40024 chromosome 4, ASM3070453v1, the genomic window CTCTCAGGTCCCATGTCAACTGCAGAAGAAGTTGGTTTTCAAGTCCTGAATCTTTTGGAGGCAGACTTCAGCTCTCTTGAGAACCACATCAACCCTATCTCCATCAACCCTTTGAAATTTCTGATTAGATTCTTCGTCATCAAAAATgcctctcttcctcttcctgCTACTGTTGCTTGATGCTGTTTCGCACACcgaaaataaattaacaactATTAAAAGCATAACTgaaggatgatgatgatgatgatgaagatgaagaagaagaagagaaccTTGTGTGGTGGCAAAGGAAGAGGTGGCAGAGGGCATTTTGTGGTGTGGGCAttgagaagaagaaggagatgAAGAAGAGGTGTTGCTGTTGCAGTTGCTGTTGAGGAAGAGGTTTTGGGAATGAAGGAAGATGAAGGACTTGAGGTCAAGTTTGAGGGAATGGAATCTATTGGGATGCTGAGCTTCAAGCATCTCTAACTCCTCTTTGGCCTGCTGTATCACCCTCAGTGACATTGACGATGACCTctccatttccatttccattttggAACACCAACTTCAGAGAGGACAGAGTGCCCAAAAATAGGGAATCCCTCTTTATTGCTATTTGATGGTCAAACCAGAGGAAGACGAAGAGAGAAGCCCAAAAGTTCCTTGCCCTTTAtgttttttggccttttttgtggcaaaaaggcaaaaaaaaggCATTGCGCTGTCTCTGTCTGCTCCTCGGCATCGAACACAATAGGACAATAACATGTAAAAAACGGTCCTTTCATTGGAGTTTGAATTTTCATATCTTCATTCTGGGCTTTACCTTTACCCATTTGATACATACAAAAAAGGGTGGAGTACATTTTAGCTCTTATGGGTTATACAAAGAAGGTTTGATTCTACATACTGTGCAATCTTTGGAGGTCAGGATATGAGATGCCTTTGCCTCATCCATATATTTACATCTCCCTACTAAAAGAATGATTGCTCCCTTAAAAAGAGCCTGGTGATTAGACAATGGAGCATCAATTTCTTTTCGATATCTTCAAAAGAGAAAGCATATCTTACTAATGTGTCTTTACATACTACAGTCCCCTCATGACTCTAAACCCATAATATGTTCAATTAAATTCAGggatcaaataaaataaaagggacaaaccatttttattttcttttttacctttttttttaattttcttttgttacttAATCTAATTTTAGTACAatataatataagaaataatttattaaaataaataaaaagatctCATATTTATAAATAGGGATGACAATGCGATAAGTTTTTTCGGATACCCACCCCACTTTGTCATCTTCCTAATGGGAcaagtttgaaattaaaataaatgagtttgaaatgagtttaaattttttttaaaaactcaaaacgAGTTCAGAGAGGGTTCGAGTATTATTTTGTCACACCTTGTTCCTAATCAGATgggtttaaaatttaaataaaccaatttaatatgaatttggattttttttcctgattagatataaaatgtaatttcaaaaattaatttaatttaatttttatttttctattatatatataataaaataattttaaaataagttataaaaaattataaggtattaattatttataaaatatatttattttaatgtaattaaagaaatttaaaatattttttaaacgaattaaaaaactttcaaaaaaagtGCTAAATAGGACGAGATGGGACCACCCCaacaagtttaattttttttaatgaaaataattttttttaaatgaaacgagaataataaatattttaaataaatgagattggGTTTGGATGGGGCTAACTGATCGCGAATCTACCATGTTGCTCACCCTATTTGTAAATCTAaccttctcattttttattgtaaaaaataatctatttttaacataaatacatttcaatttgctgataatttatatgtatattttaaatacaaatattattttttaagaaaaaaaatgatgatatttgtattaaaaatagatattttttaagATCGGAAAAGGTTGAAGATTAGATTTACAAAATGGGATTTCATCCCTTTAATAACTCATAATATAACTCAACTATTTTAGCAAATGAGATTCATAGTAGACATCTATCTTTAATATAAGATGATAAAAAAGGTAGAAAACAACTTGGGAAACTAAGAGAAGATAATAGaggattttttataagagtatggtaattttaaaaaataattcttaaattaccGTAGTgggaaaaataattccaaatctacGGTCTATTAAAAAGATGATTTATgaccctttttttaaaaaaaaaataataatctttcCAATTTGCTAAAAATGAGAAATCGTGTCTAAAAGATACGATTTCCaccaataaaataagaagttgGAAATCTTCTCTTGAAAAGACGTtttcaccaaaaataaaaaaattaagcaattggaaatcatctcttgaagagatgattttcataaaaaatttaaaataaaataaattttaatatattatataatacaattaattataaaaaataatacaatttaatataaaatatatattataaatccaatttggaattaaaaaattaattatactcatacaattattataaatatatattataaaattaattaattttattttttaaatttaatataagataaataatatttatctataattttttttctttcactttgcaattaaaaaaaaactattatcaatttatgtgaaaaatgagtttaaaaaaaattgttattaatttattaaataattatttacaaaataaataatttgttttgttttaatttttaaattaattttattatataaattttaagattaaaaatattaatctttaaattaaaatttcactGTAGGagaatttaacttttttatggCCTCCACTACACGCTTCATATCCCCAATTCCAATGGATTAGACTCATAGCTCATAGGATAATCTTACATATTAACCTATTACATTTCATCACTTCACACACAATTACACTACAATTGCACTCACCTAATTTGAAGATTGTTTCCTACACTCATAGCTCATAGGAGAATCTTACCTATTGTATTCAACCAATTTGAAGACGTGTTGTCATTTCTTCTGAAATGGTGAAATA contains:
- the LOC100853090 gene encoding uncharacterized protein LOC100853090; translation: MEMEMERSSSMSLRVIQQAKEELEMLEAQHPNRFHSLKLDLKSFIFLHSQNLFLNSNCNSNTSSSSPSSSQCPHHKMPSATSSFATTQASSNSSRKRKRGIFDDEESNQKFQRVDGDRVDVVLKRAEVCLQKIQDLKTNFFCS